From Pieris rapae chromosome 3, ilPieRapa1.1, whole genome shotgun sequence, a single genomic window includes:
- the LOC111002942 gene encoding coronin-6 isoform X1, whose translation MDMEVKELKRPSSFSNKSGKRPQVSKRYSRERCYSFGSRPSIEKLRDNFVDQPKMSFRVVRSSKFRHVYGQALKREQCYDNIRVSKSSWDSTFCAVNPKFLAIIVESAGGGAFIVLPHNKVGRIPADHPLVGGHKGPVLDIAWCPHNDNVIASGSEDCVVKVWQIPDGGISRTLTEPVVDLVYHQRRVGLVLWHPTAQNVLLTAGSDNQIAIWNVGTGEVLISLDCHPDLIYSACWNWTGSKLVTTCRDKKIRIIDPRKGEVESEAIAHEGSKASRAIFLKHGLVFTTGFSRMSERQYTLRTPDALNEPIVTVEIDTSNGVMFPLYDPDTNLIYLCGKGDSVIRYFEVTPEPPFVHYINTFQTPDPQRGIGMMPKRGCDVATCEISKFYRLNNSGLCQVVSMTVPRKSELFQEDLYPDTLSDEASLTADEWLSGEDAEPCTMSLKERALVVQGGYVSGRAQQLTVTKRTNALATGKDREKEKERERERRRDEEDKDNRSPTPRVDSHAGTPASATPPPTLNPLVEKQLSDFADEIRKLKSVVVKQENRIRALEATVKSLIPPIPSPAPDQPDHNHEENMAPDEV comes from the exons ATGGATATGGAAGTTAAG GAATTAAAAAGACCAAGTAGTTTCTCAAACAAGAGTGGTAAACGGCCTCAAGTTTCAAAAAGATACAGCCGAGAACGATGCTATAGCTTTGGCTCTCGACCTTCGATTGAAAAATTAAGAGACAATTTCGTGGATCAACCAAaa ATGTCTTTTAGGGTGGTTCGTAGTTCAAAATTTCGCCACGTTTACGGGCAGGCGTTAAAAAGGGAACAGTGTTACGATAATATAAGAGTGTCAAAGAGTTCCTGGGACTCTACGTTTTGTGCTGTAAATCCCAAGTTTTTGGCCATCATCGTAGAGTCAGCTGGTGGAGGTGCCTTCATTGTTTTACCTCACAATAAG GTGGGCCGCATCCCGGCTGATCATCCACTAGTGGGCGGACACAAGGGTCCGGTGCTGGACATCGCGTGGTGCCCACACAATGACAACGTCATCGCTAGCGGCTCTGAAGACTGTGTCGTAAAg GTATGGCAAATCCCTGATGGTGGAATATCAAGAACGTTAACGGAACCAGTAGTAGATCTCGTATACCACCAACGTCGAGTGGGCCTCGTGTTATGGCATCCCACCGCTCAGAACGTGCTACTCACCGCTGGATCAGACAACCAGATTGCGATATGGAATGTTGGTACTGGAGAGGTGCTAATCAGTTTGGATTGTCACCCGGACCTCATTTATTCAGCTTGCTGGAACTGGACCGGGTCGAAGCTAGTTACAACGTGCCGTGATAAGAAGATCAG GATAATAGACCCAAGAAAGGGCGAGGTAGAGTCGGAAGCGATAGCTCACGAAGGCAGCAAAGCCTCCAGAGCTATATTCCTGAAACATGGCCTTGTGTTCACGACTGG TTTCAGCCGAATGTCGGAGCGTCAATACACACTTCGTACCCCGGATGCGCTCAATGAGCCCATAGTGACTGTAGAGATTGATACTAGCAATGGAGTCATGTTTCCACTGTATGACCCTGACACTAACCTCATCTATTTGTGTGGAAAAGGAGATTCTGTTATCAGATACTTTGAG gTGACACCAGAACCACCGTTCGTACATTACATCAATACGTTCCAAACGCCAGATCCGCAAAGAg GTATCGGTATGATGCCCAAACGTGGATGTGATGTCGCTACCTGCGAAATTTCTAAGTTCTACAGGCTCAATAATTCCGGGCTGTGCCAG GTGGTATCGATGACGGTGCCTCGTAAATCGGAGCTGTTCCAAGAAGACCTCTACCCCGACACGTTGTCTGATGAAGCCAGCCTCACGGCTGACGAGTGGCTCTCAGGAGAAGATGCAGAGCCATGTACCATGTCTTTGAAG GAACGAGCGCTTGTCGTCCAGGGAGGATACGTGAGTGGTCGAGCACAACAGCTTACTGTTACTAAAAGAACAAACGCCCTTGCCACTGGAAAGGACAGAGAGAAAGAAAAGgagagagaaagagagagGAGAAGAGATGAAGAAGACAAGGATAATAGATCACCGACACCGCGAGTGGATAGTCACGCTGGAACGCCTGCGTCGGCTACGCCGCCGCCTACTTTGAATCCTCTTGTT GAAAAGCAACTATCCGACTTCGCCGACGAGATACGTAAACTGAAATCGGTGGTCGTTAAACAGGAAAACCGTATTCGTGCGCTGGAAGCGACggtaaaatctttaataccACCCATACCTTCTCCGGCCCCTGATCAGCCAGACCATAATCACGAAGAGAATATGGCGCCCGACGAAGTGTGA
- the LOC111002942 gene encoding coronin-6 isoform X2, with translation MDMEVKELKRPSSFSNKSGKRPQVSKRYSRERCYSFGSRPSIEKLRDNFVDQPKMSFRVVRSSKFRHVYGQALKREQCYDNIRVSKSSWDSTFCAVNPKFLAIIVESAGGGAFIVLPHNKVGRIPADHPLVGGHKGPVLDIAWCPHNDNVIASGSEDCVVKVWQIPDGGISRTLTEPVVDLVYHQRRVGLVLWHPTAQNVLLTAGSDNQIAIWNVGTGEVLISLDCHPDLIYSACWNWTGSKLVTTCRDKKIRIIDPRKGEVESEAIAHEGSKASRAIFLKHGLVFTTGFSRMSERQYTLRTPDALNEPIVTVEIDTSNGVMFPLYDPDTNLIYLCGKGDSVIRYFEVTPEPPFVHYINTFQTPDPQRGIGMMPKRGCDVATCEISKFYRLNNSGLCQVVSMTVPRKSELFQEDLYPDTLSDEASLTADEWLSGEDAEPCTMSLKGGYVSGRAQQLTVTKRTNALATGKDREKEKERERERRRDEEDKDNRSPTPRVDSHAGTPASATPPPTLNPLVEKQLSDFADEIRKLKSVVVKQENRIRALEATVKSLIPPIPSPAPDQPDHNHEENMAPDEV, from the exons ATGGATATGGAAGTTAAG GAATTAAAAAGACCAAGTAGTTTCTCAAACAAGAGTGGTAAACGGCCTCAAGTTTCAAAAAGATACAGCCGAGAACGATGCTATAGCTTTGGCTCTCGACCTTCGATTGAAAAATTAAGAGACAATTTCGTGGATCAACCAAaa ATGTCTTTTAGGGTGGTTCGTAGTTCAAAATTTCGCCACGTTTACGGGCAGGCGTTAAAAAGGGAACAGTGTTACGATAATATAAGAGTGTCAAAGAGTTCCTGGGACTCTACGTTTTGTGCTGTAAATCCCAAGTTTTTGGCCATCATCGTAGAGTCAGCTGGTGGAGGTGCCTTCATTGTTTTACCTCACAATAAG GTGGGCCGCATCCCGGCTGATCATCCACTAGTGGGCGGACACAAGGGTCCGGTGCTGGACATCGCGTGGTGCCCACACAATGACAACGTCATCGCTAGCGGCTCTGAAGACTGTGTCGTAAAg GTATGGCAAATCCCTGATGGTGGAATATCAAGAACGTTAACGGAACCAGTAGTAGATCTCGTATACCACCAACGTCGAGTGGGCCTCGTGTTATGGCATCCCACCGCTCAGAACGTGCTACTCACCGCTGGATCAGACAACCAGATTGCGATATGGAATGTTGGTACTGGAGAGGTGCTAATCAGTTTGGATTGTCACCCGGACCTCATTTATTCAGCTTGCTGGAACTGGACCGGGTCGAAGCTAGTTACAACGTGCCGTGATAAGAAGATCAG GATAATAGACCCAAGAAAGGGCGAGGTAGAGTCGGAAGCGATAGCTCACGAAGGCAGCAAAGCCTCCAGAGCTATATTCCTGAAACATGGCCTTGTGTTCACGACTGG TTTCAGCCGAATGTCGGAGCGTCAATACACACTTCGTACCCCGGATGCGCTCAATGAGCCCATAGTGACTGTAGAGATTGATACTAGCAATGGAGTCATGTTTCCACTGTATGACCCTGACACTAACCTCATCTATTTGTGTGGAAAAGGAGATTCTGTTATCAGATACTTTGAG gTGACACCAGAACCACCGTTCGTACATTACATCAATACGTTCCAAACGCCAGATCCGCAAAGAg GTATCGGTATGATGCCCAAACGTGGATGTGATGTCGCTACCTGCGAAATTTCTAAGTTCTACAGGCTCAATAATTCCGGGCTGTGCCAG GTGGTATCGATGACGGTGCCTCGTAAATCGGAGCTGTTCCAAGAAGACCTCTACCCCGACACGTTGTCTGATGAAGCCAGCCTCACGGCTGACGAGTGGCTCTCAGGAGAAGATGCAGAGCCATGTACCATGTCTTTGAAG GGAGGATACGTGAGTGGTCGAGCACAACAGCTTACTGTTACTAAAAGAACAAACGCCCTTGCCACTGGAAAGGACAGAGAGAAAGAAAAGgagagagaaagagagagGAGAAGAGATGAAGAAGACAAGGATAATAGATCACCGACACCGCGAGTGGATAGTCACGCTGGAACGCCTGCGTCGGCTACGCCGCCGCCTACTTTGAATCCTCTTGTT GAAAAGCAACTATCCGACTTCGCCGACGAGATACGTAAACTGAAATCGGTGGTCGTTAAACAGGAAAACCGTATTCGTGCGCTGGAAGCGACggtaaaatctttaataccACCCATACCTTCTCCGGCCCCTGATCAGCCAGACCATAATCACGAAGAGAATATGGCGCCCGACGAAGTGTGA
- the LOC111002942 gene encoding coronin-6 isoform X3 produces MSFRVVRSSKFRHVYGQALKREQCYDNIRVSKSSWDSTFCAVNPKFLAIIVESAGGGAFIVLPHNKVGRIPADHPLVGGHKGPVLDIAWCPHNDNVIASGSEDCVVKVWQIPDGGISRTLTEPVVDLVYHQRRVGLVLWHPTAQNVLLTAGSDNQIAIWNVGTGEVLISLDCHPDLIYSACWNWTGSKLVTTCRDKKIRIIDPRKGEVESEAIAHEGSKASRAIFLKHGLVFTTGFSRMSERQYTLRTPDALNEPIVTVEIDTSNGVMFPLYDPDTNLIYLCGKGDSVIRYFEVTPEPPFVHYINTFQTPDPQRGIGMMPKRGCDVATCEISKFYRLNNSGLCQVVSMTVPRKSELFQEDLYPDTLSDEASLTADEWLSGEDAEPCTMSLKERALVVQGGYVSGRAQQLTVTKRTNALATGKDREKEKERERERRRDEEDKDNRSPTPRVDSHAGTPASATPPPTLNPLVEKQLSDFADEIRKLKSVVVKQENRIRALEATVKSLIPPIPSPAPDQPDHNHEENMAPDEV; encoded by the exons ATGTCTTTTAGGGTGGTTCGTAGTTCAAAATTTCGCCACGTTTACGGGCAGGCGTTAAAAAGGGAACAGTGTTACGATAATATAAGAGTGTCAAAGAGTTCCTGGGACTCTACGTTTTGTGCTGTAAATCCCAAGTTTTTGGCCATCATCGTAGAGTCAGCTGGTGGAGGTGCCTTCATTGTTTTACCTCACAATAAG GTGGGCCGCATCCCGGCTGATCATCCACTAGTGGGCGGACACAAGGGTCCGGTGCTGGACATCGCGTGGTGCCCACACAATGACAACGTCATCGCTAGCGGCTCTGAAGACTGTGTCGTAAAg GTATGGCAAATCCCTGATGGTGGAATATCAAGAACGTTAACGGAACCAGTAGTAGATCTCGTATACCACCAACGTCGAGTGGGCCTCGTGTTATGGCATCCCACCGCTCAGAACGTGCTACTCACCGCTGGATCAGACAACCAGATTGCGATATGGAATGTTGGTACTGGAGAGGTGCTAATCAGTTTGGATTGTCACCCGGACCTCATTTATTCAGCTTGCTGGAACTGGACCGGGTCGAAGCTAGTTACAACGTGCCGTGATAAGAAGATCAG GATAATAGACCCAAGAAAGGGCGAGGTAGAGTCGGAAGCGATAGCTCACGAAGGCAGCAAAGCCTCCAGAGCTATATTCCTGAAACATGGCCTTGTGTTCACGACTGG TTTCAGCCGAATGTCGGAGCGTCAATACACACTTCGTACCCCGGATGCGCTCAATGAGCCCATAGTGACTGTAGAGATTGATACTAGCAATGGAGTCATGTTTCCACTGTATGACCCTGACACTAACCTCATCTATTTGTGTGGAAAAGGAGATTCTGTTATCAGATACTTTGAG gTGACACCAGAACCACCGTTCGTACATTACATCAATACGTTCCAAACGCCAGATCCGCAAAGAg GTATCGGTATGATGCCCAAACGTGGATGTGATGTCGCTACCTGCGAAATTTCTAAGTTCTACAGGCTCAATAATTCCGGGCTGTGCCAG GTGGTATCGATGACGGTGCCTCGTAAATCGGAGCTGTTCCAAGAAGACCTCTACCCCGACACGTTGTCTGATGAAGCCAGCCTCACGGCTGACGAGTGGCTCTCAGGAGAAGATGCAGAGCCATGTACCATGTCTTTGAAG GAACGAGCGCTTGTCGTCCAGGGAGGATACGTGAGTGGTCGAGCACAACAGCTTACTGTTACTAAAAGAACAAACGCCCTTGCCACTGGAAAGGACAGAGAGAAAGAAAAGgagagagaaagagagagGAGAAGAGATGAAGAAGACAAGGATAATAGATCACCGACACCGCGAGTGGATAGTCACGCTGGAACGCCTGCGTCGGCTACGCCGCCGCCTACTTTGAATCCTCTTGTT GAAAAGCAACTATCCGACTTCGCCGACGAGATACGTAAACTGAAATCGGTGGTCGTTAAACAGGAAAACCGTATTCGTGCGCTGGAAGCGACggtaaaatctttaataccACCCATACCTTCTCCGGCCCCTGATCAGCCAGACCATAATCACGAAGAGAATATGGCGCCCGACGAAGTGTGA